Proteins found in one Bordetella genomosp. 11 genomic segment:
- a CDS encoding cytochrome b, with protein sequence MDGDKTVESTGFMGWVDKRFPATATWKAHVSEYYAPKNFNFWYFFGSLALLVLVLQIVTGIFLVMHYKPDAERAFQSVEYIMREVPGGWLIRYMHSTGASMFFVVVYLHMLRGLLYGSYRKPRELVWVFGVAIFLCLMGEAFFGYLLPWGQMSYWGAQVIVNLFSAIPFIGPDLAIWIRGDYVVSDATLNRFFAFHVIAIPLVLIGLVAAHLVALHEVGSNNPDGVEIKQGPKDRYGRPLDGVPFHPYYTVHDIVGVAGFLIVFAAIVFFGPEMGGFFLEYNNFIPADSLKTPPHIAPVWYFTPFYSMLRATTDDFTWVLSGAAVLGALALLFKGKGRGIARIVLPVILVVVAVLLRVLDAKFWGVVTMGGTVVILFFLPWLDQSPVKSIRYRPDWHKVVYGIFIVDFLVLGYIGTQPPNPALNLTSQIGTLYYLAFFFLMPVWSRLGSFKPVPERVVYHAH encoded by the coding sequence ATGGATGGCGACAAGACCGTCGAATCGACTGGTTTCATGGGATGGGTGGACAAGCGCTTTCCCGCCACCGCGACATGGAAAGCCCATGTCTCCGAGTACTACGCACCCAAGAATTTCAATTTCTGGTACTTCTTCGGATCCCTGGCGCTGTTGGTGCTGGTTCTGCAGATCGTGACCGGCATCTTCCTGGTGATGCACTACAAGCCCGATGCGGAACGCGCGTTCCAATCGGTGGAATACATCATGCGCGAAGTGCCCGGCGGGTGGCTGATCCGCTACATGCACTCCACCGGGGCCTCGATGTTCTTCGTCGTGGTGTACCTGCACATGCTGCGCGGGCTGCTTTACGGCTCTTACCGCAAGCCGCGCGAACTGGTGTGGGTGTTCGGCGTCGCGATCTTCCTCTGCCTGATGGGCGAGGCCTTCTTCGGCTACCTGCTGCCGTGGGGCCAGATGTCGTACTGGGGCGCCCAGGTCATCGTGAACCTGTTCTCGGCGATCCCCTTCATCGGGCCGGACCTGGCGATCTGGATCCGCGGCGACTATGTGGTGTCCGACGCCACGCTGAACCGTTTCTTTGCCTTCCACGTGATCGCCATCCCGCTGGTCCTGATCGGGCTGGTGGCGGCGCACCTGGTGGCGCTGCATGAAGTCGGCTCGAACAACCCCGACGGCGTGGAAATCAAGCAGGGCCCGAAGGATCGTTATGGCCGACCGCTGGACGGCGTGCCGTTCCATCCGTACTACACGGTGCACGACATCGTGGGGGTCGCGGGCTTTCTGATCGTCTTCGCGGCCATCGTGTTCTTCGGCCCGGAAATGGGCGGCTTCTTCCTGGAATACAACAACTTCATCCCGGCCGATTCCCTGAAGACGCCGCCGCACATCGCCCCGGTCTGGTACTTCACCCCGTTCTATTCCATGCTGCGGGCCACGACCGACGACTTCACCTGGGTACTGTCCGGTGCCGCCGTGCTGGGCGCGCTGGCCCTGCTGTTCAAGGGCAAGGGCCGCGGTATCGCCCGCATCGTGCTGCCGGTCATCCTGGTCGTCGTCGCCGTGCTGCTGCGCGTGCTGGACGCCAAGTTCTGGGGCGTGGTCACGATGGGCGGCACGGTGGTGATCCTGTTCTTCCTGCCATGGCTGGACCAATCGCCGGTCAAGTCGATCCGCTACCGTCCGGACTGGCACAAGGTGGTCTACGGGATCTTCATCGTCGACTTCCTGGTGCTGGGCTATATCGGCACCCAGCCGCCCAATCCGGCGCTGAACCTGACCTCGCAGATCGGCACGCTGTATTACCTGGCGTTTTTCTTCCTGATGCCCGTGTGGAGCCGGCTGGGCAGCTTCAAGCCCGTGCCTGAACGCGTCGTCTATCACGCCCATTGA
- the petA gene encoding ubiquinol-cytochrome c reductase iron-sulfur subunit — MSQTTMYHDDEGAAPIDLPPDPSRRFWVTTACALGGVAGVATAVPFVGTFAPSAKARAAGAPVEADVSQLQPGQMMTVEWRGKPVWILRRTPEQLEELKKDPSLLADPDSKRPGYTPAFAENGYRSRKPDLFVCVGICTHLGCSPNRQDDVAPGVDGFLCPCHGSRFDLAGRVFKNVPAPDNLEVPPYSYQSDTRIIVGVDENNKA, encoded by the coding sequence ATGAGTCAGACTACGATGTATCACGATGACGAAGGCGCAGCACCTATCGACCTGCCCCCTGACCCATCGCGACGTTTCTGGGTAACTACGGCCTGTGCCCTGGGTGGCGTGGCCGGTGTAGCAACCGCCGTACCTTTCGTCGGCACATTCGCGCCTTCCGCCAAGGCCCGCGCCGCCGGCGCTCCGGTGGAAGCGGATGTCAGCCAGCTGCAGCCCGGCCAGATGATGACGGTGGAATGGCGCGGCAAGCCCGTCTGGATCCTGCGCCGCACGCCGGAGCAGCTCGAAGAGCTGAAGAAAGATCCCTCCCTGTTGGCCGATCCCGATTCCAAGCGCCCCGGCTACACGCCGGCATTCGCCGAGAACGGCTACCGCTCGCGCAAACCGGACCTGTTCGTCTGCGTCGGCATCTGCACCCACCTGGGTTGCTCGCCGAATCGCCAGGACGACGTCGCTCCCGGTGTCGACGGCTTCCTCTGCCCCTGCCACGGTTCGCGTTTCGACCTGGCCGGCCGCGTATTCAAGAACGTGCCCGCGCCCGACAACCTCGAAGTGCCGCCATACTCGTACCAATCGGACACCCGCATCATTGTCGGGGTCGACGAAAACAACAAGGCCTGA
- the mscL gene encoding large conductance mechanosensitive channel protein MscL, producing the protein MSFLKDFRSFAVKGNAVDLAVGVIIGAAFGRIVDSLVKDVVMPIINFILGGAVDFSNKFIVLSMPPNYNGPMTYADLTKAGANVLAWGNFITIVINFILLAFIIFWMVKAVARARASFETTHDTPAAAPPADVQLLQEIRDLLKQQQRGPVA; encoded by the coding sequence ATGAGTTTTCTGAAAGATTTCCGTAGTTTCGCCGTCAAGGGCAATGCCGTTGACCTCGCCGTGGGGGTCATCATCGGCGCGGCGTTCGGCAGGATCGTCGATTCCCTGGTGAAGGACGTCGTCATGCCGATCATCAACTTCATCCTGGGCGGCGCAGTGGATTTCTCCAATAAATTCATCGTGCTGTCGATGCCGCCGAACTACAACGGGCCCATGACCTACGCCGACCTGACCAAGGCGGGCGCCAACGTGCTTGCCTGGGGCAATTTCATCACCATCGTCATCAACTTCATCCTTCTGGCATTCATCATTTTCTGGATGGTGAAGGCGGTCGCGCGCGCCCGCGCCAGCTTCGAAACCACGCACGACACCCCGGCCGCGGCTCCGCCGGCGGATGTGCAGCTGCTGCAGGAAATCCGCGATCTGTTGAAACAGCAACAGCGCGGTCCGGTCGCCTGA